From a single Elusimicrobiota bacterium genomic region:
- a CDS encoding D-alanyl-D-alanine carboxypeptidase family protein codes for MNKIRCLAHAMVLLLSPSLALPAESLIDIQAAAPTVGVDIRYATKDNFVGEALYPQSRCLLWTRAAESLAKVQRELEKRRLGLKVWDCYRPLAVQYKLWAKVPDERYVANPANGSRHNRGAAVDLTLVDALGRELPMPTAYDDFTEKAHRNFEDVTQEEKANRRLLEVVMSRHGFIGLDTEWWHFDYKGWQNYPVMDLPLERIPAIDEAGQLIVVGAKDWDQTAAKVYLFERSAKGWRRVKSMPAVLGRKGLGWGLGLHPQIDREPQKREGDLRSPAGVFAMVDAYGYDQRLPFDHRWPYAQATPDLICVDDPKSGYYNRVILKSGPQDWSSAEDMLRKDDLYRRLIIVEHNSNPPKPGRGSCIFFHIWKDKNSGTAGCTAFAQKDIEFIVEWLDPAKKPVVVQLPEKVYGEIAGIWNLPRF; via the coding sequence ATGAACAAAATCCGTTGCTTGGCTCATGCGATGGTTTTGCTGCTGAGCCCGAGCTTAGCCTTGCCCGCCGAATCCCTGATCGATATTCAAGCCGCTGCCCCGACCGTCGGCGTTGATATTCGTTACGCGACCAAGGACAATTTTGTCGGCGAGGCGCTTTATCCGCAAAGCCGCTGCCTTCTGTGGACCCGCGCGGCCGAGTCTCTGGCCAAGGTTCAGCGCGAACTCGAGAAACGCCGGCTTGGCCTTAAGGTCTGGGATTGCTACCGGCCGTTGGCCGTCCAATACAAGCTTTGGGCCAAGGTTCCGGATGAACGCTATGTGGCGAATCCCGCCAACGGTTCCCGCCATAATCGCGGCGCGGCCGTGGATTTGACGCTGGTCGATGCCCTGGGCAGGGAATTGCCCATGCCCACGGCTTATGACGATTTTACCGAGAAGGCGCATCGAAATTTTGAAGACGTCACTCAAGAGGAGAAGGCCAACCGGCGTCTTCTTGAAGTGGTGATGAGCCGCCATGGATTTATCGGTCTTGACACGGAATGGTGGCATTTCGACTATAAAGGATGGCAGAATTATCCGGTGATGGATTTGCCCTTAGAGCGCATCCCGGCCATTGACGAAGCCGGTCAGTTGATCGTCGTTGGGGCCAAGGATTGGGATCAGACCGCGGCCAAGGTTTATTTATTCGAGCGCTCGGCCAAGGGTTGGCGCCGCGTCAAATCCATGCCTGCTGTTTTGGGCCGGAAGGGTTTAGGATGGGGTTTGGGGCTTCATCCTCAGATTGATCGCGAGCCTCAAAAAAGAGAGGGAGACCTAAGATCGCCGGCCGGCGTTTTTGCCATGGTCGACGCCTATGGTTATGATCAACGCCTGCCGTTTGACCATCGCTGGCCCTACGCTCAGGCGACGCCCGATTTGATCTGCGTGGATGATCCCAAGTCCGGCTATTACAACCGCGTGATCTTAAAATCAGGGCCCCAGGACTGGTCGTCCGCCGAAGATATGCTTAGAAAAGACGATCTGTACCGCCGTCTTATCATCGTTGAGCACAACAGCAATCCTCCGAAGCCCGGCCGGGGATCTTGCATTTTTTTCCATATCTGGAAGGATAAGAATTCCGGCACTGCAGGTTGCACGGCGTTCGCCCAAAAAGACATTGAGTTCATCGTGGAATGGCTTGATCCGGCCAAAAAACCCGTCGTCGTTCAATTGCCTGAAAAAGTTTATGGTGAAATCGCCGGCATTTGGAATTTGCCTCGCTTTTAG
- a CDS encoding trypsin-like peptidase domain-containing protein, with translation MRNSKVFILPALLLLGSCFVAATIEASDDALKKSAVQIFTVIKRPNYYQPWEMGYQYNSGGSGFIVKGRRILTNAHVVSDQVYIQVKKAGDTKKYTAHVEHVAHDCEVAMLTVEDPAFFDGTIPVEFGPMPFQRDKVAAYGFPIGGNDLSITEGVVSRIEVQTYTHSRKDLLAIQTDAAINPGNSGGPVFKDGKLIGISFQSYSGSRVENTGYIVPVIIVERFLKDIGDGRHDGVPDLGIFWQKLESEALRKLYKLGPSQNGVLVTKVVYDSPAWNVLREGDILAAVDGIRIANDGTVPYRKSERLIFSHIVSQHQMGEEIALEIFRSGAPVKLAVKVKPFRSLVSGPYYDVRPTYFVFAGFVFLPLNFNYMDAWDWKDVDPRFKYFLEHVLPSENRRQVVLINEVLADDINIGYHKLKRAVVERINGVAIRDIRDVLDAVSKPQGDFHVIEIDHYSGSGGQSDYDGDAGTRVVVDAKATAKANEPILTRYRVPADRSDDLKP, from the coding sequence GTGAGAAATTCTAAAGTATTTATTCTGCCTGCTTTGTTGCTTTTAGGCTCCTGTTTCGTTGCTGCGACCATCGAGGCATCCGACGACGCGCTCAAAAAATCGGCCGTTCAAATCTTCACCGTCATCAAAAGGCCCAATTATTACCAGCCTTGGGAAATGGGCTATCAGTACAATTCAGGCGGTTCCGGGTTCATCGTCAAAGGCCGGCGCATCCTGACCAATGCCCACGTGGTCAGCGATCAGGTTTATATTCAGGTCAAAAAAGCCGGGGACACGAAGAAATATACCGCCCATGTCGAGCATGTGGCTCATGATTGCGAAGTCGCCATGTTGACGGTTGAGGACCCGGCTTTTTTTGATGGAACGATTCCTGTCGAGTTTGGGCCCATGCCGTTTCAGCGCGACAAAGTCGCGGCCTATGGATTTCCCATCGGCGGCAACGACCTTTCCATCACCGAGGGCGTGGTCTCCCGCATTGAGGTGCAGACCTATACCCATTCCCGCAAGGATCTTTTGGCTATACAAACGGACGCGGCCATTAACCCGGGCAACAGCGGGGGTCCGGTTTTCAAAGACGGAAAGCTTATCGGTATTTCTTTTCAATCCTACAGCGGCTCCCGTGTAGAAAATACGGGCTACATTGTTCCCGTGATCATTGTGGAGCGTTTTTTAAAGGATATCGGGGACGGCCGCCATGACGGCGTTCCTGATCTGGGTATTTTTTGGCAGAAGTTGGAGAGCGAAGCTTTAAGAAAGTTATACAAGCTGGGGCCCAGTCAAAATGGCGTTTTAGTGACCAAAGTGGTTTATGATTCGCCGGCGTGGAATGTTCTGCGGGAAGGCGATATTTTGGCGGCTGTCGACGGCATCAGGATCGCCAATGACGGGACTGTTCCTTATCGGAAAAGCGAGCGTCTGATTTTTTCCCATATCGTCAGCCAGCATCAAATGGGGGAGGAGATTGCCCTTGAAATTTTTAGGTCCGGCGCTCCGGTTAAGCTTGCAGTCAAAGTGAAGCCGTTTCGTTCGTTGGTGAGCGGCCCTTATTATGACGTGCGCCCGACTTATTTCGTTTTTGCCGGGTTTGTCTTTCTTCCATTGAATTTTAATTACATGGATGCTTGGGACTGGAAAGACGTTGATCCACGCTTTAAATACTTTCTGGAGCATGTGCTTCCTTCGGAAAACCGGCGTCAAGTCGTATTGATCAATGAGGTTTTGGCCGATGACATTAATATCGGCTACCATAAGTTAAAGCGGGCCGTTGTCGAGAGAATCAATGGGGTTGCGATCCGGGATATCCGCGATGTCCTTGATGCCGTGAGCAAGCCTCAGGGTGATTTTCATGTGATCGAGATCGATCATTATTCGGGTTCCGGGGGCCAATCCGATTATGACGGCGATGCAGGGACGAGGGTCGTCGTCGATGCCAAAGCCACGGCGAAAGCCAATGAGCCGATTTTAACGCGCTACCGGGTTCCGGCCGACCGTTCGGATGATTTGAAGCCTTAA
- the rsmD gene encoding 16S rRNA (guanine(966)-N(2))-methyltransferase RsmD, whose translation MRIIAGSAKGRRLKAPKRDSMIRPILSRIRQSLFDSIRPKVMGSNFLDLYAGSGIVGLEALSRGAQFVVFVEKGREGLRLIEQNIDKLGAKQKSLILQGDILGGSLLFLRSKLEPDFLFDLVFCAPPYLGEDRRGQVLVMTVPTIEKIGSARLLAPGAWVVCQHHQKEPMAAWPGGFHEIKKAKFGESMLTYLKFEP comes from the coding sequence ATGAGAATTATCGCGGGATCAGCCAAGGGACGGCGCCTGAAAGCGCCTAAGCGCGATTCCATGATCCGCCCTATTCTTTCCAGGATTAGGCAATCCCTATTCGACAGCATCCGTCCCAAAGTCATGGGCAGCAATTTTTTAGACCTTTACGCCGGCTCGGGCATCGTGGGTTTGGAAGCCCTTTCACGGGGTGCCCAATTCGTGGTTTTTGTGGAAAAAGGCCGGGAAGGATTGAGGCTGATCGAACAAAACATCGATAAGTTGGGCGCCAAGCAAAAAAGTTTGATCTTGCAGGGAGATATTTTAGGCGGTTCGCTTCTTTTTTTACGGTCCAAGCTTGAACCGGATTTTCTTTTTGATTTGGTATTTTGCGCGCCGCCGTATTTAGGCGAGGACCGGCGCGGTCAGGTATTGGTCATGACTGTCCCGACCATTGAAAAAATCGGGTCCGCGCGTTTGCTGGCTCCCGGAGCCTGGGTCGTGTGCCAACATCATCAAAAGGAGCCCATGGCCGCCTGGCCCGGCGGATTCCATGAAATAAAAAAGGCAAAATTCGGCGAATCCATGCTGACTTATTTAAAATTTGAACCATGA
- a CDS encoding c-type cytochrome: MRFKNIPAARLLIAAACVMMTAGSCRRDQYGRLARQLLRSWKPAAGAKVAVLPFVDLSRSGSPAVVTISERLTMRLTERGNIQVVERQLLNRLLGEEKLHQVGVLDEVSAHRVGKILGVEAVVTGTVMEVDLMGEVVEVNARLIRVADGAILASARGKIKKDWQEPPGPDVMDDENLWPPPPINLKASVLPEHLYLARCARCHGEDGKGANAPLKSLGAAASDTDLTDAQTQPVADAALARHIRQGGRRMPAYGNLPGFMEKLNDAEVDSLVRHVRSLGQEAASRQEPFASSSFYSHHCALCHGWDGKGTHIAARLLDVRRRDLDLTKKVILDMSDRQLARLLSQGKGKMPSLESVPSGDELAQVLFYLQKLSEQSPH; the protein is encoded by the coding sequence ATGCGATTCAAAAATATACCGGCGGCACGCCTGCTGATCGCGGCTGCGTGCGTGATGATGACGGCAGGTTCATGCCGCCGGGATCAATACGGCCGACTCGCGCGCCAATTATTGCGCTCTTGGAAACCCGCGGCCGGGGCTAAAGTGGCTGTCCTGCCTTTTGTGGATTTGAGCCGGTCCGGCTCGCCTGCCGTGGTGACGATCAGCGAACGGCTGACCATGCGGCTGACCGAACGCGGCAACATTCAGGTCGTCGAACGGCAGCTGTTGAATCGTTTGCTCGGCGAAGAGAAACTTCATCAAGTGGGCGTGCTTGACGAGGTCTCCGCCCATCGCGTCGGAAAAATTCTTGGGGTTGAGGCCGTCGTCACCGGCACGGTGATGGAAGTGGATCTGATGGGCGAAGTGGTCGAGGTCAACGCCCGTTTGATTCGCGTCGCCGACGGCGCCATCTTAGCCAGCGCCAGGGGCAAGATCAAAAAAGATTGGCAGGAGCCGCCGGGGCCGGACGTTATGGATGATGAAAACTTATGGCCCCCGCCGCCGATCAATCTTAAGGCCAGCGTGCTTCCTGAGCATCTGTACCTGGCGCGCTGCGCCCGATGTCACGGCGAGGACGGCAAGGGGGCCAACGCTCCGTTGAAGTCCCTCGGCGCGGCCGCCTCGGATACCGATTTGACCGATGCTCAAACTCAGCCGGTCGCCGACGCGGCCCTGGCCCGGCACATCAGGCAAGGAGGCCGGCGCATGCCCGCGTACGGCAACCTGCCCGGATTCATGGAAAAGCTCAACGACGCCGAGGTGGACAGCCTGGTGCGTCATGTTCGTTCGTTGGGTCAAGAGGCGGCGTCCCGGCAGGAGCCGTTCGCGTCCTCTTCTTTCTATAGCCATCATTGCGCCCTTTGCCATGGATGGGACGGCAAGGGAACGCATATCGCGGCCAGGCTTTTGGACGTACGCCGCCGGGATTTGGATTTAACCAAGAAGGTTATCTTGGATATGAGCGACCGGCAGCTGGCGCGTTTGCTTAGCCAGGGGAAAGGCAAGATGCCTTCTCTTGAGTCCGTGCCGTCCGGCGATGAGCTGGCCCAGGTGCTTTTTTATCTTCAAAAGTTAAGCGAACAATCGCCGCATTGA
- a CDS encoding C40 family peptidase: protein MTPKKMVVITAVADLRKEPKPRALDRKQDFDQETQLLFGEHVLAYEEKDGWVSVEAVEQQEFTHNHRWEGYPGWVQRKALVEVAEFPRPNAVVIAGYAALKKGTSFFSGRLAKLSLGTRLVIVEAEKSKKGWSRVLLADGRRGWVRTGDIRMLSDLPFIHEGSRSSIVDTARRFLGGPYFWGGRSFYDKRNKKVMTGVDCSGLVYLSYRINGLDVPRDAHEQFLKSRRIEAKNLKPGDLIFLSTREDPENFSHVMIYAGDGKIIEAAGEKDGVRETTLKERLGVTPESLGWGDRTELYRVYFGTYIPE, encoded by the coding sequence TTGACGCCCAAAAAAATGGTCGTGATCACGGCGGTGGCGGATTTGCGCAAGGAGCCCAAGCCCCGCGCGTTGGATCGAAAACAGGATTTCGACCAGGAGACTCAATTGCTTTTCGGCGAGCATGTGCTGGCCTATGAAGAGAAGGACGGTTGGGTTAGCGTCGAGGCCGTCGAACAGCAGGAATTTACCCACAATCACCGCTGGGAGGGTTATCCCGGCTGGGTCCAGCGTAAGGCGCTTGTTGAGGTGGCGGAGTTCCCCCGGCCTAATGCCGTGGTCATCGCCGGTTATGCGGCACTAAAAAAAGGGACATCGTTTTTTTCCGGACGCCTCGCGAAATTATCCCTAGGCACGCGTCTGGTGATCGTTGAGGCGGAAAAGTCGAAAAAAGGATGGAGCCGCGTTCTTTTGGCCGATGGACGCCGGGGCTGGGTTCGAACAGGCGATATTCGCATGCTTAGCGATTTGCCCTTCATTCACGAGGGCAGCCGTTCTTCCATCGTGGACACGGCCCGGCGTTTTTTGGGCGGCCCCTATTTTTGGGGCGGGCGCAGTTTTTACGATAAACGAAACAAGAAAGTGATGACCGGAGTGGACTGTTCGGGGCTCGTTTATTTGAGCTACCGGATCAACGGCTTGGATGTTCCACGGGACGCGCATGAGCAGTTTTTGAAATCCCGGCGTATCGAGGCCAAAAACCTTAAACCCGGCGATCTTATTTTTTTATCGACGCGGGAGGATCCGGAGAATTTTAGCCATGTCATGATTTACGCCGGCGACGGAAAAATCATCGAAGCGGCCGGAGAGAAAGACGGTGTCCGGGAAACGACGCTCAAGGAACGCCTGGGCGTGACGCCGGAGTCTTTGGGTTGGGGCGACCGGACCGAGCTTTACCGGGTTTATTTCGGGACGTATATCCCCGAATGA
- a CDS encoding peptide chain release factor-like protein has product MIFGVSPEKETALRARMQRLGIREAEIEEHFVRSGGKGGQNVNKTATCVYLKHRPTGLEVKCQESRSQAINRFLARRILTDLKDKHHQSLKKELRHGVRRDDF; this is encoded by the coding sequence ATGATCTTCGGCGTGAGTCCGGAAAAAGAAACCGCGCTTCGGGCCCGCATGCAGCGCCTGGGCATCCGCGAGGCGGAAATCGAAGAACATTTTGTGCGCTCAGGCGGCAAGGGCGGACAAAACGTCAACAAAACAGCCACCTGCGTTTACTTGAAGCACCGCCCCACGGGCCTTGAGGTCAAATGCCAAGAATCCCGCTCCCAAGCAATCAATCGATTTCTGGCGCGGCGCATCCTAACGGATCTCAAAGACAAACATCATCAATCTTTGAAAAAAGAGCTCCGCCACGGCGTCCGCCGGGATGATTTTTAG
- a CDS encoding diacylglycerol kinase family lipid kinase has protein sequence MTVLSTNLTEETMIESVFDIKNSKLLCIINPISGQRKIASYEETVKRLLGPKARSLEIAHTKFRGHAAEIARQGADEGRIILVVGGDGTFNEVGSVLVKTNAVIGLIPKGSGNGLACEWKIPLEPEAACKGLLNSKILTIDAGKFNSRYFFNIAGIGLDAQVGWAFDKHPTRGKLPYYYLTLKEMAFHKMPAIEVTINGHERVMKPLLVAFANGKQYGDGAEIAPKASMTDGLLHAVMIPETPIWKVAIEASRLFNKTMDQCSFAETLTLKEAVLHLPEPLPYHLDGEPFCDAQEIRVGILPEALRVLVPQDYPLK, from the coding sequence ATGACCGTATTATCAACGAACTTGACCGAAGAAACCATGATTGAATCCGTTTTTGACATCAAAAATTCAAAACTACTGTGCATCATCAACCCCATTTCCGGGCAGCGAAAAATCGCCTCTTACGAAGAAACGGTCAAACGCTTATTGGGCCCCAAAGCCCGGTCCTTGGAAATTGCCCATACCAAATTCCGCGGCCATGCGGCTGAAATCGCCCGGCAAGGGGCGGATGAAGGCCGGATTATTCTGGTTGTCGGCGGCGACGGCACATTCAACGAAGTGGGCTCTGTTTTGGTCAAAACCAATGCGGTCATCGGCTTGATCCCCAAAGGATCAGGCAACGGCCTGGCCTGCGAATGGAAAATCCCCCTTGAGCCCGAAGCCGCCTGTAAAGGTCTCCTCAACTCCAAGATACTGACTATTGACGCCGGAAAATTCAATAGCCGCTATTTTTTCAATATCGCGGGTATCGGGCTGGACGCCCAGGTCGGCTGGGCCTTCGATAAACATCCGACCAGAGGAAAACTCCCCTATTATTACCTAACACTCAAGGAAATGGCCTTTCATAAAATGCCGGCCATAGAGGTTACAATCAACGGCCATGAACGCGTCATGAAACCGCTGTTAGTTGCATTCGCCAACGGTAAACAATACGGCGACGGCGCTGAAATCGCTCCCAAGGCCTCAATGACGGACGGACTGCTGCACGCCGTTATGATTCCCGAGACGCCCATTTGGAAAGTGGCGATAGAGGCTTCCCGACTTTTTAATAAGACCATGGACCAATGCTCATTCGCCGAAACGCTGACCCTCAAGGAAGCTGTTTTGCATTTGCCCGAACCATTGCCCTATCATCTCGACGGCGAGCCTTTTTGTGATGCCCAGGAGATTCGCGTCGGCATTCTCCCCGAAGCCTTAAGGGTTTTGGTGCCGCAGGATTACCCGCTGAAATAG
- a CDS encoding PHP domain-containing protein: MISKLARRFALTLFLTSSLTGWICAQDSRWWKGNIHTHTLNSDGDSSPGEVAHWYRDHGYDFLVLSDHNYRTAIDELQKEFDRETSVQSKGSFLFIPGEEVTSSFDKIPVHTNGVDTQHSVQVPTATSKTGLLQAQVDAIHAAGGVASVNHPNFRWALTARDLASLRHLKHFEIFNGHPHANNSGGGAYQSLEEMWDEILSNGIRLFGVAVDDAHHFQVWGSQYANPGRGFIMVRAASLSREAIRQAFENGNFYASTGVLLDNIEMAAGTLSIRIKANGDAAFRTYFIGDNGRVLGRSTSLTPSYTLKKRDDYVRARIVSSRGEYAWTQPLFRNERPYP, encoded by the coding sequence TTGATTTCTAAACTTGCCCGGCGCTTCGCCTTAACCCTGTTCCTGACGTCCTCATTAACGGGATGGATTTGCGCCCAAGACTCCCGATGGTGGAAAGGCAATATCCACACGCATACTTTGAATTCGGACGGCGATTCCTCCCCTGGCGAAGTCGCTCACTGGTACCGGGATCACGGCTATGATTTTTTGGTGTTGAGCGATCATAATTACCGGACCGCAATCGATGAGCTGCAAAAAGAATTCGACCGGGAAACGAGCGTTCAAAGCAAAGGCTCCTTTCTTTTTATTCCGGGCGAAGAAGTGACGTCAAGTTTCGACAAAATCCCCGTTCATACCAACGGCGTGGACACTCAACACAGCGTCCAGGTTCCCACCGCCACGAGCAAAACCGGGCTTCTTCAGGCCCAAGTGGACGCCATTCACGCGGCCGGCGGCGTAGCGAGCGTCAATCACCCGAACTTCCGCTGGGCGCTGACCGCCCGCGATCTCGCGTCGTTGCGCCACCTCAAACACTTTGAAATTTTCAACGGCCACCCCCATGCCAACAATTCGGGTGGAGGGGCCTATCAAAGCCTGGAGGAGATGTGGGATGAGATTTTGAGCAATGGCATCCGCCTCTTCGGCGTGGCCGTAGACGACGCGCATCATTTCCAGGTTTGGGGGTCGCAATACGCCAATCCCGGACGAGGCTTTATCATGGTTCGGGCCGCAAGCCTAAGCCGGGAGGCGATCCGCCAAGCTTTCGAAAACGGCAATTTTTACGCTTCAACCGGGGTGCTTCTGGATAATATCGAAATGGCTGCCGGGACTCTCTCCATCCGAATCAAAGCAAACGGGGACGCGGCCTTTCGAACGTATTTCATCGGCGACAACGGACGCGTTTTAGGCCGCTCGACATCACTGACGCCGTCTTACACCCTGAAAAAAAGGGATGACTATGTCCGCGCAAGAATCGTATCCAGCCGAGGGGAATACGCCTGGACTCAGCCCTTATTCCGGAACGAACGGCCGTATCCATAG